DNA from Solenopsis invicta isolate M01_SB chromosome 4, UNIL_Sinv_3.0, whole genome shotgun sequence:
TATTAACTACGACGTTATTGCAATTGTTGGTAATAATACTGCACAAAGTAAAGGAATAAAACTGTTGGGCGCACCAGTGATTTCAATCACCTTATTGCTCTTACATTTcgctacattaaaaaaaaagaggcaTTTCTCGAATTATATAATTCAGTATACGATAACGTGTGTATGTTACTCTCGAATAacgcattttattatatagtgAATGAGGGATagaatttaaaaactattctaCACTTagctttgaaaaataaaaacttgaaacGACCAAATTTTTAtaggaaataaatttcataaattattgaatAGAAAATTTACCTCTCGATTATCTTATTATCTCAAAGATAAAGCATGTTTCACAACTTCTTAATATATAAACTACTTATACTGTGATATGATGTTACATTTACAAAGTTGTTATTATTCACTCAAGTtgttacagataaaaatataaaaaaatatgtaagataatatatGACGTTGATTATTGTTGCAAAGTGCATAATTTGTTCCAAGATTTCCACAATATTTACCATAAGTTGGCAAATCCGAtagttatttttcaaacttctattatattaacaattacatttaaggaatatcatatatgtataatatctagtcggcacagagaattcaaaaagaattcaagcTTATGTCATTAATTCAGAATTCATTTTTagatgcaaaaagaatttaaaagaactcttttcagaaaaagaaatccttttgcatttcaaaattctAACTCTAAATTGATGTGTGTGACATaaacctgatttttttttaaattctttatgaaTCTGTGTGTCAAATggatatatattaattatgttaacaattatataatatataacataatatatgacaatatgatatataatattacattaaaataatgcaaaactTGATTAAAAGATGTTTTATACAGAGATACTGTAGCACATCGTAATACATAATTTGTATGTGATAAAgtgataaaattgaaaaaaatatttaaaatgcagcAATACATTTCGAGACTatcaatattgcatttattccCCGATAAGCggaattaacattaattattctatcaaataatttgttaaatacatAGAAAGAATATTGCttgaaaatgttgaatttttaaagagatttttttgaaaattgccACTTCCTAATTGACATCCAAAATTCTTCGTGATTTTCGTTATGTATAatccaaattataaaatatgtcaaaactgtgttttgcaattgtatgttgcgtagaaatatatatttctacaatgtttttaaaaaatttttttcctttaaagtttcataaaatcaataaatttaatgtttcatttttctttaaaaagaaatggCTTCTCTATTCTGAGTTTCTCGTttcatatgtttataaaattcaagtaacataaatttaaactttaaattattttcgttGTTTATTATTAGTATTTCTTATATGTGTCTTACTTATTTTTAGTGTTGGAAAGaggatataaaatataagattaaattataatttaagtacactttttatttaaagaataattattttagactATTATAAGATTTAAACATACAAAGTATCTATTTTGCacattaaacataaataagaaagaaaaatgtttgaaatagaatttataaaatagaatcaCATAACAGGACAGTTacttacacaaataaaaataatacgcaTTCATTGTAACTGTATTTTGATAAAGGAAAGTCAAATTCAAGAATCGACAGTTAGCTGAGTTTCAGGTAAAAGTACTTTCTCTCCGGGTTTAAAGGCAGGCATTCCAAGGTAAGGACAACTAGCACATCTGAATGCATCTCCTAGGTAGCACTAtaaaaagtcataaaaaaattaggaattaaaatttagtttatatacATAACTGAGTACCATCTAGTGATTTTCAAAAGAAAAGCAATAGTATGAAACATACACTTCCGCAAGAAGATTTCACAGTGCCTTCTGGTGCAGTTTTACCACTTAATTCTTCCGCGAGTCCGCATGTACAGTCCTTGCATGCTTTTCGTTTGCCCGTTGTAGCACAAACTGAAAGCATTAGGTCtgtttaatttatgaaaatttacaaatcCTATTTTAAGATAAACATCCTACCTAGTGACATGTACCTATATCTCTGGACACTTAcataaaaacttattattattaatctcaaatgctttttatattatagtattaaaatttaattgtaatctttaaatattcaagttttaatattaaataaataaatttttaatagtataataaaaaatgcacttaaaattaataaaataaagttcatATCCAATTGCTAAGATATTTGGTTATCCAAAATAAATCCtgataagtatatatatttcatttttaaatctcaCCTTTTAAGGATGATGCATCTGGCTTTATAAGATCCGACTCATCCAAAAGTTCATCTTCATCTATTAAATCTTCATCTACCGGGTCATCTAATTTCCATACATTAGTTTGCTTTTTTGCAAATGAAAGGGGAACACTGGATCCTACCTAAATtatcacaaaataaatatacaaagtcATTATTGAACATTACGTTTATTACATACAATTAACGAAAAGAAATCAATTTACCTCAAATGGTGGTTTACTCGCCGACACCTTGCAAACATTTTCTACATTGCTATATACTTTTAGCAAAAGATTTTTACTCTCTGGATCAGTGTCCAAGTTCTTCCGCTCTGTATCTTTTACTTTAAAGCCAGACAACTTTAGTCTGGATATCCTTTCGGGATATGTAAGTACTGTATCTGGCTTTTTGTCTGCTGACAGTGGTTCATAAATAACAAGCGAACCATCGGGTTTCAGAATTCTCAACGCTTCCGTTAAAAAGTCCTCGTTCGTGCATGGTTGCTTAAAAATAGCAATGGCAACATCAAATGTAGATGCACCATGACTTTCTAAAACCATATATAGAACGATTAGCACACAAACACattcttttcattattataaaagatttttgcaAACAACAcactcatatttttttacacaataaacCTTTGCAAATCCAATTAAACTCACCCTTCTTCACAGCTGACAAACTCGTAATTTGCAATTTGCCAGAATCCCCGACGCGTTGCTTGATAGTAGCAATAAAATCTGCCGTGTCATCCGTAGGCACGTCACTCCCCGACACGACGAGAACCGCATTTCCCTCGTTGACAAGAGACGTCATGTCTTGGCAGCGATTAAAGTGTACAATAATTCAAGGAATCAGCACTACAAAAAAAATCCGTACCctttataaagtataatataaacgAAACTAGAAGAATAGCTAATCTTTGAAAATTAGGCTTAcgcagtcaaaaataaatatattttttaggtCCAACTGTCCGAGTTAAAAAGGTTACCGTTGCTTTTCTCGAGTGGCTGTCTATCTAGACCCATAGATCATGGACATAGAACGTGGTGGGTGTCTACTCCCACCACGCTATGAACCGACGGAATTTACAATCGCAGCACGCACGCAGGCGCTGTGCGAGGTACACTCGGGTGTAGTGAGTGCAGCACTCGCAATGTCGACCAGAGCCGCAGCGGTATCTGCTGTGATCTACCGTGAATCTGCTTCCGGCGCCTGAAGTTAGCCGCGCGATTTTACAAATCTTCCACCATATTGGTTTTGTCCGTTACGCGAACTTGTAGTTTTGTGAGAACGCGAGTGCTTTTGCATTTTTCGTCGTGTCGAAACGTGAGCATCGCGTTCGATTGTCGTCGGGTGTGTCGTGCGAAGTGTAATTTAATGACCAGCACACGGGTAATCGTCATCAACGTGTCTTTGCGAATGATATGCGTGTGCCGCGTGAACGTGCGGCGTCGGACGAATTCTCGTTTCACTTTCTTCATTTCTCGCGTCATTTCTCCATTTCGACACGATAAAGTCGGGCGTGATCGTGAGTGCCGTACAAAGTATCGGGCGACTATGTGTTCGGGTAACGTGCAAGTGATTGACGAATCTTGGTGAATGCCATGAAGGAAGAGCAAAGATGTGCTTCGAGAACCGAGAGCAGATGGAGAACCAGAGAGGCATCAGGCATCGGCGGAACAACCATGGGTAAGTGATTCCTTGATATATCATTGATTGTTAATTCATTGTTGATTGTTTTGGTTGTTTTAGCTGCatcatgttatttatatattacagatTAATGCAGTTTCAACTCCGCTGTTGCGCATCAGTGTCAGTAAGTCtgatactatttttattttatcatgaaTTTAGTCACAGATGTGACGATTACTAACATCACAGAGGTCGAGTAAGGGAGAGAGAAGCTAAATGGCCTTGGGTTAAGCTACGAAGCATTTAAGATTAagttaaactaaattttaagatgtaagaataataatagaCGAAGCAGAAACTGTTGCAAATCATAGGAATGTAACAGAGAGTTTATAAACTGATTGAACTAACTTTTACGttaattatacttatatattaattatatattatgaaaatggaCCTTAGAGTTGACCACCagctttaataaaatcattggtgatatcaaaaatatatgaaaaagattaagttaacttaaaaattaatttaaaaattaatacacattCTTTCATGAACTTATTGTTAGAGCTAATATGCTAAAGATTATATGTGTTCAGATGcacttttaatttcaattatataagtaaatattcatGGTCGTTAGATTGTTTCAACTATctaatgcaaatattttatatggataattgattatttttataatgcgtAATGTCAAATTCATGATTTACatataatgtacaaataaatttatttaaaagaatctaATCTATGagcatttgttaaataataattacatctattgaaagaaaatttatattaattttgttccttgttttattcaacattatatttcttatacaaGCTCAGTGGGAATATCTTTAAAATcactgtttataaaaatttaaatcgctcgtaaaatctgtaaaagtattggaaatattttcaaagGAATAATCGtcaaatttgtttcattttttttttaatttattgaaaataatcttgtcACATAACTTAGACTAAAAGTTCTTAGATAATACcctatcttttttcaatttcacGACGCACTCAAACTTTCCCTGTGAACAGAAAATTTAAGGCATGTCTATTATTTTCAGCTGAACTTCTTGCATAGTTCATCTTtcccatttttttctttccaacatagacagaaaaaagaaaagatgaatGATGCAAAAAGTTCAGCTGAAAAGAATAGATTTCATTTgattttatacttgtaaaagaaTCAAGCTCACTGAGAACCATTCCTTCCTTgattaaacatacatattttaagaTACTAACACACAATCGACACacgaatttttaaatattggatATGCTCCAATTTGTGCAATTCATGCGTTAAAACAtcatttttcatgaaaaatagATATAGATTTTATTGTGAATCATAAATCACTATTTATATCAAGATTATCACTTTTTTCAAGTCGCAGCAGACTTATGTAATTTTTTGCTTTGCTTCTCTGTGTacaatttattcatataaaatatatacatataaataagtaaaactCCATTCATATTATACAACGAAACTAAGTGAAAATATATTACAGGAATCTCCGAACTTATATAAATACAAGTTGCCCCATGTTGAACGACCAccttgaatattttaaacatttctcattttgaaagaaaatattttaaataatagttccacatctttaaagtaaaaatacgacacaaagaacaaaaattattgtattgatTTGTTGATGACTCTACTTTTATACGCGAAATAATTAGAGgaatcatgtaaaaaaaatcaactgACGACAttcatataaattgaaaaacttttttttaattaattttatcattatttgttccTCTTCGAATCAAAcatttgtatgaaatatttttttaatacatagtTTCAGGGATActaatttgtaactttaaaaaaatgtcctagtatatatttttcttaagaaattataaaaacttatcttcgaaatatttcttcttaaactgtgagaaataaattaaaacatttaagatGGATACTCCAAATGAAAAAACTTGTACATTAATGTTTGTGACATTTCAAATCAATCAATATAATCGCAAcagaaacaataaataaatcatattttctatgaacaagattataaaaaacaaCATTAAAAAGTCTAActactaataatttataaatattgaaagtattGAAAGTACTCTGTTCACATTGTTGCGATTATCCCGATTGTTCCtacgtttatataatttatcgcATACTTTTCAGTATATGTACTTGATATTTTCAACAACTCACAGGCATATATAACATCGTCGCAGAAATGCAAAATTGTATACAcgtaaaatgtacaaaatatctTCTCTGGCAGTCGTAGTCATGTTGTACTGTgggatttattacaaaatataggACTTGCGAGAAATTTAAATACTCGTATTTCGTACGTGTCTACGAAATAATGTATGTGCCAAGCATGATTTATACTTTGTAAActcaatatcaaaaattatcatACCCATACAGAATAAAATGCGCGAGAAGTTATAAGAGAGCCGAATTTCGTTAGAAAAATAGAAGACGAATACAAAATAACAATGATCCAACGATAGTGATGCTACAGCCGCGATTAATACTAGTACAGCTTAGTTTCGtctaaaattaacattatcCATCACATGTTATATGTTCATTTTGTGGAACATTTTCTCTTCTCGTCACTCTCAAAACCAGAGTCTAGATCGTCGCTCTGACATTTTTTCAACGTGCAACCCTTGAAGCTTTGTCTGTAAGCTCCTCGTTCCATCAACAACTTCttaatattatctattaaatgttcaaaaaaattCGGATAGCCGTCGTATCCGGGAAACACATTGACATCTATTATCGCATACTTCCCAGTGTGATTTTCAATTACGACATCTATTCCAACTAGAGTGAGACCAAATATCTCtcgaatatttttaacaattgtttcgaatatttgataatttggCTTTACAGTTAAAGGAATGTCTTCTTCGGACAATATAGTCCACTTTGATCTACTCCCGCTTTTCGATATATCATGCGAGTTAAAGAATATTGTATTCAATGAATTACAGTCTTCTtggtaaaagtttttaaaactaGGGCGCTCGACCACATGGAAACGATCACCCACGACGaataacttatataaaatagcgttatgattaatgaaatccTGAGCGACGCAAGATAGTTGACAGTCTTTCAAGTCCTTTTCATTAAAGATAATCATCATctgaaatttaaaagttaaaggcattttttttacaaattcttcATTGTCTTGCACATTGTGTATATTCAAACTAGTAAAACAGCTAAATTCGCTCGCTGAGCGGTTGAACACGATTAGTTCTTACCTGCGGATACAACTAATTGTGCTCAATCGCTCGGCGAATGGACCGAGTTACTTTACCAGCTTAAACTTGCACATTTTTGCATCTCAATCTACTTGCTTTGTGCAAAATACCTACCTTGTGCGCGTCGTTCGAACCATACGCAATAAGTGGCTTACAAACAAATGGATATTTAATATCATGCTTTTTTAACGTTGATGCTATTTCATGGACATTTCTACTTTTGATTTCTACAAAGTTTGGAGTAAATATATCTGAAAAAAGAATAAGTTGATGTTAAACACATAGCTCagtttctttataataatatttatgtaattatataaactgaATATATACCTTTAAACCGAATGCCTTCTTGTATAAACTCGTAAGATTTACATCGATTGCCTAAGTTCCTAATATTGTCCAGAGGATCGATAACGATCAGATCTGGATGTTTGGCAATGTATTCCTGAAGACGCGAAACAATGTCTTCAGCCTAAAAAGATACATTACATAGAGTCATTAATAGTTCAAATACAGAGTACAGCCCTGAATGTgttcatacatttttatcacCACTTTCTGCATGTGACTGCATATCTGTCAGCTTGTGTATGAAAACGTGTAATGGTCCCTGGTTCTCAAAGTTTAAATTCACATCGATCTGAAACGTAAATGAAAGATTTAAGGatgttagaaaatttcttttatcgcagttgcaaaaataatgaaaaaaatatataaaagattaataggaaaaatgttgatattaaaagtacattttctAGGGATGATCATCTGAGTCTTGCAAATACACAGACTCAAGCTTAACACATTGCAAGTAACTAGCcaatgttacttttatttttatataaataaagacagAAGCACAGATTTCAGCATAACGCATAGGAAAATCAGTCAATCAGAGTCCTTCATTTTCCTCTCAAGGAAAGAATTGGTTAATTCTCTTTTGCGTTATGCAAAAGTTTGTGTCTCGGCCCTAACGATTAGATAATAACaccttacaattttttataatggaaCGCCAGGTTTGGAATAGTCACTCGTTGACTCATTACATAACGAGTAAGATACTTTGATTCGTTATGTAACA
Protein-coding regions in this window:
- the LOC105195555 gene encoding anamorsin homolog is translated as MTSLVNEGNAVLVVSGSDVPTDDTADFIATIKQRVGDSGKLQITSLSAVKKESHGASTFDVAIAIFKQPCTNEDFLTEALRILKPDGSLVIYEPLSADKKPDTVLTYPERISRLKLSGFKVKDTERKNLDTDPESKNLLLKVYSNVENVCKVSASKPPFEVGSSVPLSFAKKQTNVWKLDDPVDEDLIDEDELLDESDLIKPDASSLKVCATTGKRKACKDCTCGLAEELSGKTAPEGTVKSSCGSCYLGDAFRCASCPYLGMPAFKPGEKVLLPETQLTVDS
- the LOC105195554 gene encoding inositol-tetrakisphosphate 1-kinase, whose protein sequence is MSAAERFATGTTATCERETRTPSNERRFARDRCQRGAAGTSEDGVMCDKCVIGYWVPEKKRQKFNWTEFENICESEGFRLKMIDVNLNFENQGPLHVFIHKLTDMQSHAESGDKNAEDIVSRLQEYIAKHPDLIVIDPLDNIRNLGNRCKSYEFIQEGIRFKDIFTPNFVEIKSRNVHEIASTLKKHDIKYPFVCKPLIAYGSNDAHKMMIIFNEKDLKDCQLSCVAQDFINHNAILYKLFVVGDRFHVVERPSFKNFYQEDCNSLNTIFFNSHDISKSGSRSKWTILSEEDIPLTVKPNYQIFETIVKNIREIFGLTLVGIDVVIENHTGKYAIIDVNVFPGYDGYPNFFEHLIDNIKKLLMERGAYRQSFKGCTLKKCQSDDLDSGFESDEKRKCSTK